The Raphanus sativus cultivar WK10039 chromosome 6, ASM80110v3, whole genome shotgun sequence sequence TGATCATTATTGTTgacccaaaaaaataattatcatcaTCATTTCGTGTCATGGGTATTTTAGTAATTACGTTCGTAATGGTTTATATAGATTTGCCGTTCTGTAACCGCTaatatcaaatttgaaatatttagcaCTGAGGGTAATATAGTAATTTCAATCAGCGATTGTAACCGTTCGTCTCTCTACCCGAAAGCTGAAGCAGACCTCTCGTCTTCATCCAACGGCTCTCTCGAATCTTCTCCGCTCTGATAAATTTACTTCCTTTATAAATGCTTTCATCTTTCCTCAGATTCTCCGATTTCGAATACGTAACTAGTTTGATCGGATTCCGATGGTTAGGACCATTGGCGAAGCCAGAAATTTTTTTCAAAGGGTGCACCAATAATAAAGtaagaaatattaaataaattattaaaatattaaaaaccaaatattaaaaacaacattattgtataaaaaatctaacattttataaaagCATTCTTCTTTCACTCATGGCTTGAAATCGGATCAACACTTCTTCGTTTGCGACATCATCAAGCAATTCTTTTTCtataaaacaaatgagataATCACTTAAAAGATCATCCCCCATTCGATTTCTTAGAGCTGTCTTTACTATCTTCATTGCAGAGAAGCATCTTTCAACACTTGCAGTAGCAACCGGCAAAGTCAAAACCAACTTCAAAAGCCTATAAACCAAAGGATGTGCAATATGCTTTTGCGTATCTACCATCAGAAGAGAAAGATCTCCAAGACTCTTCAGATTTTTAAATCGCTGATCATGCCGTACATTGTCGATAAAAATACCAAGTTGTTGCTCAAGAGATAAACAGTCCATAAAACTGAAGTCCTCTGGATAGAACTTAGCCAGCTTCACCAACTTTGACTTGTCGAATGCCCGAAAAGCACCAATAGGATTTAAGGAAGCCATACAAATAAGCAGCTCAGTGTTTACCTCAGTAAAACGATCGTTGAATTCCTGAAGTTGCAAATCCAAAGTTGCATTAAAGCAATTAACCTTATAGTGATGCAAATTAGTGATGTTGGTTTTTTTCCTTGGCCTCCGAGAATCGATAAAACCTTCTTCCATATCGAGCATCTGAGTATCATGTTTCtcacaaaaagaagaaactgTCAACATTAGTGAATCCCATCCATCATCTCTTACTCTCTGTAACTCCCGCTTAGTAGATTCTACTAGTGACATAGCATTCAAAATGTCTTGATCTTTCCTTTGCAAAACCATCGATAGATTCTCACATATTCCCAAAATAAGTAACATCAGATGCATATAGAACACACAATCAAATGTCTGAACATATTTGAGAAGACCATATGCCTGGCATCTCTTAGAATCATCTGCGCCATCCTTTTCGATATACTCAAGAACTTTAATAATAGTAGAAAACAACCCAACCAAACGCAACAGCGTTTTATAATGAGAACCCCACCTTGTAGTTCCAGGCCTTCGAAAAGAAATTTCTTGATTCCGTCCTTTCCCAGTGTTAATGTCACCACTAGCAATTCCAGCATTTATCTCGGCTCGATAATTTTCCCGGACTTTATCTTTTCGTTTGCAAGAAGCTCCAACCACATTCAATAACATAGAAACCATATCAAAGAAATCAGAAACCTCAAATATCTTTTTCGCAACAGCCACTACAACCAACTGAAGTTGATGAGCAAAGCAATGAACATAATATGCAGAGCTGTTTTCTTTAGAAATCAATGATCGCAGGCCATTAAACTCTCCTTTCATATTACTAGCTCCGTCATAACCTTGTCCTCTCACTTTtttcaagctcagaccataCCTAGCAAACAACTCATCAATAGCATGCTtcaaagataaagaagaagTCTCTTTCACATGGACAACTCCAACAAACCTTTCTTTGACTGCTCCTTTCTTATCAACAAATCGAAAAACAACAGCCATCTGTTCTTTGTCAGACACATCAGCAGATTCATCTACTAATAGACCAAACACTCCGTTGTCAATTTCTTCAATAACAGATTTCACTACTTCTTCTGCAAAAGCGTTTACAATATCCTTTTGAATCTCTGAAGAAACCATCTTGTTATTTCCTGGAGCATTCTCCAaaacaactttttttataaCATCATTGTGATCAGCTGTGTATTTCAGAAGTTCTAAAAAGTTTCCTTTGTTAGAAGACTCTTCTCCTTCTCTATGACCTCGAAAAGCTAATCCTTGTCGCAATAAGTATCTAGAAACATCAACAGAAGCATTTAATCTGATACGATACTCATTTTTCATCGCATTAGTCTTCTTGTACATAGCATGTACTATGGATTGACCTTGATTCATCAAATCATCACACTTCTTGACAGCATTATTGTGAGAACTGTTAAGTTCTCCTACATGGAAAGATAACCTATCAGGCTTATGCCAATTCGAGAACCCACCCCTCACAAATCCAGGATACGCATCATCTCTAAACAAGTAGCAACACAAACAATAAGCCTTTTCCTCCGATACACTGTACTCTAGCCAATTACCATACAGACCAAACCAAGCTGAATTAAATCGTCTCATTTTACCACCTATGAGTCTCTTTTCAAAGTTATGACCAAGTGGTTGACACGGACCTCTAAGAAGGTATTTGCGTCTTACCTCATCGACTTGATTTGCATTATAATCCTTGATATTTTTCCTTTTAGCAGGATCCCACGGCAAATCATCAGTATTATTAGATGGTAAAGTGTTATCAGACAGTGAAACTGATGCTTTTTTGTAGTACCGTCCATTGATTAAgctaaaaaaccaaaaaacataacataaatcAAAACGTATAGTATAGCAaaagtattatttataaaaattataagctATGTAAAACTTGCAAACTATCAACTGTAATCAAGAATAAAGCCTCTATCTATGATCTTGGACTTGTACGACTGGAACAAAAAATTCAGATGctatttaaataattactaaTCATAGACATTGACATTGCTGGAACAATTGAACAATTCAAAACATAATTGCACAAATATAAAGAATAGTTAATTAGTTACCAGTTTTGTATGGTATACAAGAGAAGAAAATTCTCTCAATTTGATTTGATGATTTGCACTTGCAGTTGCACGttgaagaagaagcttgagcgattaaattttgtattaagcGTAGACATAATTTAGAATAGTTAGGGTTTAACAAAAACTGTAGAGAATATAATTGGGCTTTGGAGTTAATTGTAATCTGTAATGGGctaagttattttttttcattaaggCTTTGATGCAAGCAATTTTAGTGGGTGCACAATTATAAATTCATGACAGttaacactaatttttttaaaaaattgggtGTGCACGTGCACCCTCACTCCACTGTGTAGCTTCGCCAATGGTTAGGAACNNNNNNNNNNNNNNNNNNNNNNNNNNNNNNNNNNNNNNNNNNNNNNNNNNNNNNNNNNNNNNNNNNNNNNNNNNNNNNNNNNNNNNNNNNNNNNNNNNNNtcatcttcctcctcctctttttcctcttcctcttacATCATCTCCACTACTCCTCCTCCATGTGCACGCAACTCTCACAGAAGCTTTCCTTCGTGTTACATTTATGTTGACATTCTCAAGCTGTTATGTTAACTTTGACCCTCCCAATTGGTTAGATAATGTGgttgtgtcgagtattccatattCAACCTATCATATTAACTTTGGTCCTCCCAATCGGTTAAATTGCTAtaattttcttcataatccCTATCCCCATATCATACGTCATAtgttccatactattttaaattacagtatagtgtgataaatttatttttctcttcttttgtaatttatatcttcttctctgtctcttagttcttcttactcactacttgatcagttacactgttttgttTTCTAACATTGTTgccactcatcatctctctctaaagaaattttaaagaatttcatatatacaaatttaatgggtgtgtcgagtattccataccacaatatgtatagcatagtcacATAATGAATAaaagtttaggtttagggtttagagtttagggtttaggattagggtttgggtttagggtatacggtttaggtttagggtatatggtttgggtttgggtttagggtttatagtttagggtttaggtttagggtatatgatttgggtttagaatttttagatttgggtttagggtatatgaatttgtgtttgtttatctgtctttgcctatactatatggtttgagtttagggtttagggtttttctctctctctctctctctctctctctctctcaatttatcatactatactgtattttaaattacagtatagtatgatacgtttctttttctcttcttttgcactttgtatctccttctctgccttctgattcttcttactcactacttgatcagttatattgttttgttttccaaCACCGTCGCCACTCGTTAGctctctctctaaagaaatttagagaatttcatatatacaaagtttgtgggtaTGTTGAGTtttccataccataatatgtataacATAGTCATGTAATGGATAATGgtttaagtttagggtttagggtttaggattagggtttgggtttagggtttgagtttagggtatatggtctgggtatatggtttgggtttagggttttggtttgggtttagggttcagaatttggttttagggtttatagtttaatgtttgggtttagggtatatggtttgggtttagggtttaggtttgggtttagggtttaggatttgggtttagggtttagattatatggtttgggtttagggtttagattatatggtttgggtttagggtttaggtttgggtttaatatttaggatttcggtttagggtttagggtttatgttcGGAATAATCTATTCTACATCTATGTTATATATAGAATAGTATATAGTTCGAGCGTTTGATAATACACAGACAAACACTTTTCCATGTATTGTTATATTCTTAATTGTCACAATCTTTAGACTATACTATATGTTATGTAGTATTGTATCACAAATTCAGTTTTAGAGCGTCAACATCAAACGCACGCGCCTAAAAGGAGATTTTGGTCAAGATTGTGTTCTAATTGTCCTATCTACGGTTTGTAACTGTAGAATGACTATATTCTTGAGTTTTTTCTCCCTTTTGTACATTTCACAAATTCTCCCTTGattaaaactgaattttttttttttttgcagtcaTGTGTATAGGCTGAAAGGGCGTTTGCACGCATGTATCTCTCCTTCTGAGAACGGACTTATCAACGGAAAGGTTTTGGTTTCATCTCTCttgtttctcttgttcttataAGGCTTCCATTTTTCTTCTGCCTTGTTTTATTCGTTTTATTATCTGAAGGGTTGTCAACAttgttttgttggtttttttaaaaaagggtTTGATGGTTTGGTGCAGATACTAATTGGATTAACAGATGCTCAGCTAGAGAACTTAGATATGATTGAAGGAGATGACTACGTGAGGAAGACTGTTGAAGTTGTATTAACTGTGCGTGTTATTACTTCATATTATCGTCAGTTAATCTCATAAACATGAGATTGCTTAAATACTGAAGCTCTTATTTCACCAATTTAAATAGGACACTTCTGAGAAGATGAAAGTGGAAACCTATGTATGGGCTAACAAGGATGATCCTGATATGTATGGAGAATGGGATTTCGAGGTTTTAATTCATTCTCTCAACTTATCTCATACTAGATACATGATTAAGTCTTTTCTTTGCTTAATGGTTTTGGACCTTTGGCGCAAACACTTTATGTAAATACTTGATTTGGTACTAGGAATGGAAGAGGCTTCACATGGAGAAATTCATGGAAGCGGCCAAGAAATTTACGGAATGGAAGAAGAATCCGGATGGGCAATCAAGGGAGGAGTTTGAGAAATTTGTACATGAAGATCCTCATGTGGCCTGAAGAATCTATGtgcttttcttttgtttcccaTCGACATGTGTGTTGAAATCACTCTCGTTATCTATATCTTCTACTGCAAGTAAGAGTTTTATGAGTGgagaacaaaacaaacaaagaaaaaagtatATGTTGTATTGTTTGTGTAATTGAGTTAGTTAGTCGTATGCAGGtgtctttatctttttttttggatgaaataaaaggaaacaaaaataaaaatatgtactaGAACAGATTTGAacttatcattattattttagtaGTAATCCAGCGTGTATTTTACTTGCAGTCTGAATAAATTGGAAATAAAATCATCCAATCAAATACCTTTCGCaacttttgagatcatgactaTGATAGGTCAACACAACGTTCCAACTATTTTGGCAAACCATTAAAACAGTCTATACAATACGGCAAGATGTTTGACTTTATTAGATTAATctttaagtttttatatattaattttcaaactaTCTTTTGTTAGATTGGTAACCCACCcgtattaatttattaatttatttgcaaaaaacaaggaaaaagtggaaagaaatattaatataatcCTTGAGAATGTCTTTGAAAAGCATTGTGTTAATAATGCCAATCAGGTCTTAATCCTTAAAAAGTCAAATTACTttgaaaatacaataattatgGAAGTGGTTAGTGCAGAGATGTTGTTCGTTTGGTAAGACTTGAGCAAAAAAATTTGGACAAATAACAAAGCTTCCAGGGTTTGAGTGCGGCTTATTGTCGCGTCTATTCATTCCATCAAAAACTGCAAGATGATTTTCTGTTCATATGCAGATTATGTTACAGAGTTGTTGATAATAATCCTGAGATTGATGACCGTTAACAAGAAAATTAAGTATCTAACACAAGTGTAACCTgaacataataataaacaataaacacaTGTTTCGCCTAAGAttagtttcaaaagaaaaatatttcgcCTAATATTTAGAAGAAGCAAAGAGCCAGAGAGAAATTAAGCTGTTTCATCATCCTAAATAATGATCATTATTGTTgacccaaaaaaataattatcatcaTCATTTCGTGTCATGGGTATTTTAGTAATTACGTTCGTAATGGTTTATATAGATTTGCCGTTCTGTAACCGCTaatatcaaatttgaaatatttagcaCTGAGGGTAATATAGTAATTTCAATCAGCGATTGTAACCGTTCGTCTCTCTACCCGAAAGCTGAAGCAGACCTCTCGTCTTCATCCAACGGCTCTCTCGAATCTTCTCCGCTCTGATAAATTTACTTCCTTTATAAATGCTTTCATCTTTCCTCAGATTCTCCGATTTCGAATACGTAACTAGTTTGATCGGATTCCGATGGTTAGGACCATTGGCGAAGCCAGAAATTTTTTTCAAAGGGTGCACCAATAATAAAGtaagaaatattaaataaattattaaaatattaaaaaccaaatattaaaaacaacattattgtataaaaaatctaacattttataaaagCATTCTTCTTTCACTCATGGCTTGAAATCGGATCAACACTTCTTCGTTTGCGACATCATCAAGCAATTCTTTTTCtataaaacaaatgagataATCACTTAAAAGATCATCCCCCATTCGATTTCTTAGAGCTGTCTTTACTATCTTCATTGCAGAGAAGCATCTTTCAACACTTGCAGTAGCAACCGGCAAAGTCAAAACCAACTTCAAAAGCCTATAAACCAAAGGATGTGCAATATGCTTTTGCGTATCTACCATCAGAAGAGAAAGATCTCCAAGACTCTTCAGATTTTTAAATCGCTGATCATGCCGTACATTGTCGATAAAAATACCAAGTTGTTGCTCAAGAGATAAACAGTCCATAAAACTGAAGTCCTCTGGATAGAACTTAGCCAGCTTCACCAACTTTGACTTGTCGAATGCCCGAAAAGCACCAATAGGATTTAAGGAAGCCATACAAATAAGCAGCTCAGTGTTTACCTCAGTAAAACGATCGTTGAATTCCTGAAGTTGCAAATCCAAAGTTGCATTAAAGCAATTAACCTTATAGTGATGCAAATTAGTGATGTTGGTTTTTTTCCTTGGCCTCCGAGAATCGATAAAACCTTCTTCCATATCGAGCATCTGAGTATCATGTTTCtcacaaaaagaagaaactgTCAACATTAGTGAATCCCATCCATCATCTCTTACTCTCTGTAACTCCCGCTTAGTAGATTCTACTAGTGACATAGCATTCAAAATGTCTTGATCTTTCCTTTGCAAAACCATAGATAGATTCTCACATATTCCCAAAATAAGTAACATCAGATGCATATAGAACACACAATCAAATGTCTGAACATATTTGAGAAGACCATATGCCTGGCATCTCTTAGAATCATCTGCGCCAT is a genomic window containing:
- the LOC130495602 gene encoding uncharacterized protein LOC130495602, with translation MRRFNSAWFGLYGNWLEYSVSEEKAYCLCCYLFRDDAYPGFVRGGFSNWHKPDRLSFHVGELNSSHNNAVKKCDDLMNQGQSIVHAMYKKTNAMKNEYRIRLNASVDVSRYLLRQGLAFRGHREGEESSNKGNFLELLKYTADHNDVIKKVVLENAPGNNKMVSSEIQKDIVNAFAEEVVKSVIEEIDNGVFGLLVDESADVSDKEQMAVVFRFVDKKGAVKERFVGVVHVKETSSLSLKHAIDELFARYGLSLKKVRGQGYDGASNMKGEFNGLRSLISKENSSAYYVHCFAHQLQLVVVAVAKKIFEVSDFFDMVSMLLNVVGASCKRKDKVRENYRAEINAGIARVGLFSTIIKVLEYIEKDGADDSKRCQAYGLLKYNLSMVLQRKDQDILNAMSLVESTKRELQRVRDDGWDSLMLTEFNDRFTEVNTELLICMASLNPIGAFRAFDKSKLVKLAKFYPEDFSFMDCLSLEQQLGIFIDNVRHDQRFKNLKSLGDLSLLMVDTQKHIAHPLVYRLLKLVLTLPVATASVERCFSAMKIVKTALRNRMGDDLLSDYLICFIEKELLDDVANEEVLIRFQAMSERRMLL
- the LOC130495603 gene encoding protein AIG2 B-like, giving the protein MTIFLSFFSLFHVYRLKGRLHACISPSENGLINGKILIGLTDAQLENLDMIEGDDYVRKTVEVVLTDTSEKMKVETYVWANKDDPDMYGEWDFEEWKRLHMEKFMEAAKKFTEWKKNPDGQSREEFEKFVHEDPHVA